The following proteins come from a genomic window of Ictalurus furcatus strain D&B chromosome 12, Billie_1.0, whole genome shotgun sequence:
- the s100s gene encoding S100 calcium binding protein S isoform X2, which translates to MPRSNCDVMSKEPSTNLESAMQMLIKTFHKYSGKEGDKFTLSRGELRELLTEELGNYLGNAQDKDAVERVMSDLDANNDGEVDFTEFIILMGALTVACNDFFLDSPPPKNKPESKSDVKDGENKE; encoded by the exons ATGCCACGCTCAAATTGTGATGT CATGTCTAAAGAACCAAGCACTAACCTGGAGAGCGCCATGCAGATGCTCATCAAGACCTTCCATAAGTATTCTGGGAAAGAAGGTGACAAATTCACGCTTAGCCGAGGGGAGTTAAGAGAACTACTGACAGAGGAATTGGGAAACTATCTAGGG AATGCACAAGACAAGGATGCCGTGGAGCGAGTGATGAGTGACCTGGACGCCAATAATGATGGTGAGGTGGACTTCACTGAGTTCATCATCCTGATGGGCGCACTCACCGTGGCCTGCAATGACTTCTTCCTTGACAGTCCACCACCCAAGAACAAGCCTGAGTCAAAGTCAGATGTGAAggatggagagaataaagagtaa